The genomic DNA AGGCGCCCCGCAGCAATTTCCCATCAGAATCAGGCGATTCCGTGCGCAACCCAAAGATCCGAACTTTTGGGAGCTTTTCCTTCAAGGACGTAGCCAAAAAATTGACCTTTTCGGATAACAAATCGAGGGATTCAACAAAGGCAACAGCAAGACACGAACTTCGGGTCAAATCTCGACAAGATAAGCCAAACGATGAAGGGGGAAATCACGTTACAAAACTCGAGACGGATTTGTCGCCTTCGCCGGGGCCCAAAGAGGTCGCAGAACGCGAGAATCACTGGGGCAAGCAGTAAAAAACGAAGGATTGCAACAATTGAAGTATTAATTTTTAGGAAGATGCGAACTTTTAGCAGTTTGTCCACATCTGGCGAAGAATTATGCAAGAGCAGAGACGGTAGGGCGGGTGGGAGAGGAGCGCCGAAACCAGTTTCAGCAACTGCTCCTCTTCTGACTTCTATCTCTCTTCTCGTTCCTCATCCTCTTCGCATTGTCAAAAGGGAGGAGGAGAAAGAGGACGGGAAGCAGAAAAAGTTGAACAATGATAAAAATGCAATCTTTTTCACGCCGTATCTCATCTTCTACTTGCagtttattttaacctaaaagtctctctcttttcttcttctctccgatttgttaataattattattatcattttttttatttctattaatttTATATGGTTTACATTCTCACAAGATATGACACTTATTTTATAAATGAAATTTCATTTGACCTTCAGTATTTTAATTGCTCACAAAATATCCACCATAATTAATATCattctttttattaaaaaattaaatcattttcTTAAAACATCATTAAttgattagttaattaatttcaataatGTCACCCATAATCAAATCTCGTTAAACCATCTTCTCACATATTTTCTTTCTTTCGAATATTTTTAACATATATTTAATTTCATAAAGTTATATTTTGTTTCCTTCTAaattaattcaagttaaaatgtctacttttttatataaataaaagtaCCATTGATTTTGTAAAACAGAAATTTTATtctgaatatatattttttttaaaaataaataaataattttagattGCCAATAAATAGGAAGACACCAATTACTATTATTTAGTAGTGAATAAATAACACTTAACtcaaataaatcataaaaaaaatgataattcaaTTAGCTTTATTGATTATTTCTGGAAAGCGTGCACGACGATCAATTCAGACATCCAATATCTTTTGATTGTGCTTctcatttgaagaaaaattttCACAAATACGTTGTAGTTGAAGATCGAATCATGAATATCTGATGACAACCTGAATATTCTACGACGACATTTAACTCAAATAAACCATAAGCTCTTACAATCCTTTGTCGATTCATCTCATCCTTAGTTCATTCTTCTTAACTGGTTCTCTCCTCGCAGATACAACTACTTTTCTCTTGTCATTCTCACTCGTTTAGGTTCCAAGATGGGGGCATGGCAATCTTAATTAAGTCAAATTTAAGCTAACCAAGACGTttgtagagaaaaaaaaatatcaatcatcGAATGATTTGTTGGCATAAATAGGGCCGAACAATCGATCTCACTACTAGGCTTCTCGAACATTATCATCTTGAGGAGGTCAAGGGGTTGGCAACATTTTGTGTGATACAATCATAGTTTGTAAAATTATAATCATCGATCGTAGGATCGCATGATCCTACAATTCGGAAGTACAAATCGATCTTGAATCTTACGGAATCAATTTTATAATAGAATCAAAATAGGATCGGTAGAATCGTAACAGGATGGGAGCAAGATTGATGGAAAGAGATTATAATTTTGACTCGAGTTGAATCATGAgatctataatatatcaaatcgaaactcATACAGAGATTTATAGTTAGTTTTAAGGTTGATCCTTAATTGCCCAGTTTCAGACATAAACATAATATTATTTAAAGCTTTTTGAAAGgttagaaagatttttttttttttcatcttttgcAGAGTTAGGATTGAGGTTTTGagaatatttaaatatatatttagttgtttttgagttagtttttttttatcaataatattatgTAATTTCTTTCCCTCAAAACAATAAGTTTTTGTACACCTATTATTTGATATTATGCGGAATCAATGaatttttagaagattatttttgaCGTTCATATTCAAATTAAAGGATTCAATAATTTCCAATACGTTAGTTGATTTTGTTGGCCTTTAAATTGAGTCATCTACTAAACTAAGGAAACATTCTTCAGGTTGAATatgattattattgttattatgttAATAGACATTttatactctttttatttataatatcaaaatataaatattattgagtaCTAATGTACGAGAatagtaattatatatatacaaaatccttaaaattttatgatacacaattaataatatatatatatatatatatatatatatatatatatatatatatatatatatatatatatattattaattgtGTATCATAAAATTTTAAGGATTTTGTTGATAGGATCATATAATTCTACATGATTCTGTTTGTGTATGATAGGATCATAAAATTGtgtatgataaaattttaaggatTTTGTTGATAAGATCGTAGAATTCCACGCCATTCTACAATCAATCTAATCCCCACCAGTCTGATTATGGATAGGATTCTGATTCTACAAACTACGGATACAACATGAACCATAGAGGATCTCAAGTGCATCTTTAACCATTGTAGCAATGGTAGTCGTCTCTTAAAACTAGACACCCGTTAGCCTCCAAATAAAACTAGACACCCGTTAGCCTCCAAATAAGGACTCCTTTTCGTTATGTATCCACCTAACCATCGCGTGAGCATGACACCTATGGCCTCCTAATTCACCATATTCATGTTCTTTAGATAAACCTTAATGGATTAAGCTTTGAATTCTCAATCATCCATTAAAACTACCCAACCTGTTCTTCACAAAGGCAAAAAATAACCCTATTTTTTTCCCTCGCAAGTTCCTCCTCTTTGGCAATGACAATGAGGCATCCCTACAACTTGTCATCTTCCTCTCTTGTTTTCTTCCTCGATCAAGATTGAGTTGGATTTCATGGCCACACCGCACGAGGACAGACGGGCAATTCGGTGAGAACTACCGCGATATGGGCCACGAATTATTAAGTCAATAATGCACAactaattcaaaaattataaggaACACAATCGACTATACTCATCCATCAAGTCAGTGGGAGTATCTCCATCGTTCTCTTTATCATGTAAACTGTCTGCCATTTGAAGCTGCCTGGCAACAACATCTAATGGAGGAGTGGCCTTCCCCCAACTTTGGTGGGTCACTCTCTATCTTCTTTTTCCCTTTCTCTATTTCTATTTCGCAACATGAAAACTTATCCGAGTTATCGACATTCATTTATGTGCATTTGCTATTGATGAAGCAAGCTTACGTCTTCAAACACAACTAAGTTTTAACTATTTATCCACAGGTTGGAAGAGGACCTTGGTGATGTGGCTGTTGAGGACATCCTCCGGGCAATGAGCAGTGTAGTAAAAGCCCTTCGCCACGAGAAGAAATGTTTGCTTGGTTTGGTGGAAGTCGAGGCCTTGATCGTCCGGAGTAGCGCTCCGGAGCACACACTGAGCTAGCTCCTGCATCTTCTCGTCTATTGTTTCCTTGTTCATGTCCTGAAATGATAGAAAATGGAGTTATAACTCATGACTAGAATCATCAAGGGGTTCTTTGTCGATTGCTATGAAAGAAAATATACCTCTTTGATGAGCTTTCTTGGCAAAAGTAGAGCACAAATGGATGATAGGAGGTGAGCAAGCTCGTCGTATTGTGGTTGAGCTGAAGTCAAATTGAATCTCCCTCCACAAGCTTCGATGGTTGTCACTAGAAGCAACCCGATGTTTTCCTCCTCACACTTCCAGATCGAGAACCACACTTTCCACTGTCAAAATTCAAGGAAAGGAACTTACTTGAGCCAACTAATTCGACTGTGAAATGATATATCATTGGACTCCAAGTGCCTATCTGAATAGGTTTAGCTGATCTAAATTTAGAAACAAGAGGATCAGTCTTACAGCTTCATGTAAGTAGTGGCGCATTCGCTGTTGATGGGAGTTTGCAGCCAATGCCACAAGTCCATCAACTAGCTGGTGAAGCAACTCTGCCAAATGCTCCCCCTTTCTCCTCACTTTCGCCCTGCACTAACATTTAACAGCACATCAACCATCACCTTCTCCAATTAGTTAATCGATCCATACTCATACGTGCCAAGCATCAAGATTAATCAACACTCGAACAACAAGTTGACAAAGTGTGGCAAACATTGATTCTAACAAATGTCCTAACAAAAGCATTAGCTTAGATTTTAAGATTTGGGATTAATATGTAGTCGATATGACAATTGTTTCTTTAGCTTAGAAGTAATTGAGTTGTTTCGATTCTACAAATTATCGCAGAAATGTTGTCCACTACTATATTGTTTGGTTCTACATGCTTCAACTCGATATCATATTATTGATTTGGACCCCAAGAAGGTATGGTCCTCCATCTAGTGAGAGGGCCAACTTAACCATCATCTGCTGCAGGAACAAGTCCAATAATTGTAGCAAGAAGTACACTTGCTCTTAGCCAAACCCGACAATGAGCATGTCCCACATTACAACCGGTGTATCGACTGAATTCGGTATGGATTCAATTTTGAAACTATGAAACCAAAGCTAAAAACGACTGTATGGCACTGACCTGCTAATGCCATGCCCATTGCTGCAGTAGTTTTCGTCATCAAGGAAATTCAGTATCAATGCTTGCCTACTTGTTTCAGTGCATGAGTTATCACTCAAGTAGGATGAGACAGCCTTCGAGAGAACCATAGTCCGAACCCAACCCAACCTCTCGGTCGCCCGTTCAGGTTCAAATATGCAAGCAGCTGCCAAGAAGTAGTCCTCCAACAGGGCTCTTCTGCTCACACCGTGCCACTGAAGGCCCGCCTCCTCGTACCACCttatttaaatcatttaacttgTATAAAATGATCCATTTTCTTCAAACCATTGGAAAAATCTCAGCTAAGGAGATTAGAATCGATACAGCAATCAATTTGACATACTTTTGGAGATGGAGCCACTCCAACTGATGGAGAGCTTGGCAATGGTTGAAGTCCAACTTAGCCAACTCCAAATACACATCATTGTTTACCAGAGGCATCCTGCAGTAGCATTTGTTGTCAGCTAATCGTTCAATTATTCAAACAATCGACAATTCTGAGCAAAAGATTGAATTGAAattcgaaaactaattcatagAGTAGATGGCATAAGAAAGGAACTGTGATCAGTTTACATACTTGTACAGAGTCTTGCCAATCCAAATATCACTTCCTCCTCCATACTGCTCCAAGTAGAACCTTGCCTCGACGCGCGGCAGGCTGGCATACCAGGGGAAATCCAGAGCATACTCTACCTGCTCAATAGATCAGACGAAGATATAAATGCCAATTCAAGGCGAGTAAATTATTGGAATTGTATCTGTTTTGGTTAACCAGTTACCTCCCCAGGCAAATCCTTGGTGATGATCCATTTGTCGAGCAGTTGGTGCGCAGCTTGTTTCTCTCGCAGAAAGGCATAAGAGAAGCTCTTGGCTCGCTCCAGTATCTCTTCCCCGGGGAAGGCCACCTGCGCGGCCCGGTTCAGGTTAAACATCCCCGTCACCGCCTGGTTCGACTGCCCTGCGAAGCACACGAACTCGCCATCCTTCTCGAATTGCCGCAGCACGCCTGCATGGACGGATCGATCAACCAACCaaccaaacaaacaaacacaagaCTCCATTTTGAGTCCAGCTACTCTGCTTCGTCTGTTCGCTCACCGGGGGAGACCGGATAACCGTGCAGCCGCAGCAGCCGGAACCCCATCGACGTGTcgtcgatgtcgaagaccctcgATTCCTTGGCCCAACAAATGCCATCCTCCGTCCAGTACCTGCGACGACGACAGATGACTCAACTCTCTTCGGCATTTCAACAAACACGTGGCGAGCAAAACAAGAATGAGCTACCTATGCACGTAATCGAGGCAGTCTTTGATCTCCGGCGAGAAGTAGCCGGCGATTCCCAGGCGCTGCAGGCGATCCACCGCCCACAGGCGCTCGAAGAGATCCACAGGGTAGACGTTCGGCACTGTAGCGAATGCAAACGAATCcaaagtttttctttttcttggaacaatcaatcaatcaatcgttcacgattaattaaatgaatttaaCGGATCATTTACCTCCTCCCCCGAATCTACGGACGAGTCGATGGAGATATTTGAGGCAATTGCCGTCGCCCGTCTGCATCAGCGCGTACGCAGTGGAGGACGGCGAGAAGAGGAAGGAGCCATCTTGACACTGTAGACGGAGAAGCTTCTCCCAGTCCAGGCCAACCATTCCTTCCAGGCTATGTAGCAGCGTGGTTGGCACCTCGTGTAGCACTTGTTTCGGAATCCTTTTGCCAATTACACACACACACATCGCACTCAAACATCGACTCTGCAACAGTACCAACACAAGCATGAAGCATTACGCTGTAATTGTTGCTCCTACCTCTCCATTTTAAGGTCTCTCATGGCGGTTATGCCCTGCAAACAAGGATGCGAGTAGGGAATCTCCAGTCCCAGCTCCTTGGCCAGGTCCAGCAGTGAAGGGAAAGCCACCTCGAATCCAATCGGCATGTGCTCCGCCGCCTCCTCTCCCAGCCTCCACATGTTCTCCCGCACGTACTCCACCCCTGCGCGCACCCTCCCCTTTAGCTTAATTTATAGTGCTGCTCGGACCGAGGGAAATCGCTAAAGTAAGTCGTACCTCTGCGGCACTTGTCGGGGTGGAGATTCCAGGAGGCGAGCGCGACGGCGCAGGCCAGCGTGCTGATCAGCCGGTCGTGGGCAGAGAAGACGGCGGCGTTGCCCCACGAGCCGTCGCCGAGCTGGTTGTCCGCGATCCACCGGAGGCTCGCCGGGAACAATGACCGCCGGCCTTCTCCCTCCGGGTCCCGCACCAGCGCCACCCACGCCGTGTCGTAAGCAGAGATGCTGATCTCGCCGTCGCCCATCGACCGCAGCATCGCCTTCACCTCTTGCACCATCCCCCATATCGTCCCCTGCAACAGCATAAATAAAACAGCAGCATGCAGAGATCGTCCATGAACGAATCAACTAGCTACCTacccacctcctcctcctccaagaATTCATCTTCTTGCTCCGGCAATTGAAGAAGCGGCAATGCGTTCCGTATCAACCCGCTGCCGTAATCTGCAGCCGAATTCAATTAACCAACAAATCAACTGAATTGAATCGCAGAGCGTGGGCCGACAAATGCATGATCTATCCAGACACGGAAACTCGTAAGAAAGTTGCAGCCGCCTCATATTTTCTCTCAGATCTCAAAACGCGCTACGTAGCAGACGGCAGGTGCGGTGGGGCTCCTCACGGCGATATTAATTACGGCAAAAAAATGGCGACTCGATTCGATTAGATTCAAAGCTCTTCCCCCATCCTTTGCAGGGAACACACTTTATATAATCTGCAGTCTTCGAACAGTGCctactttgtttcttttggtttaaTTGCGATGATTAATTGTACGATACCTGCAGGAGCGGCGGTGCTGTGGCGGGACAATGCGTGGCTTCTCCCCCTCTTCTGGGCCTTCGGCGCCGCGGCGATCCATCGCAGTTTGCACGCACCTGCACCGCAAAAGCTCGTCCTTTGGCGTAACTGATCCTCGCGCATCGGTGCATGGACCATGCAAGAAGAGCAAATTTTGATGGTTGAATTAATTAACCAATTGATTGATTACCTGCGgcggggaggaggaggaggcggagcCGCGGCGGGAGCAGCGAGGAGGGTGCTGCCGAGGCAGCAGCGGTGGTGGCCGCCGTCCAAGTCATCGCCGGCCGGCCGGGGAAGATGATTAAGGGGAATTAAGAGGTTGAGGTgaagggagaaggaaagggggGAAGCAGAGACGGTACGTAAGCCGGGAAATTCCCCTTAACGGAACGCATACGAGCATGCTCTGCTGCTGCTGCTTCACGTATATATCCAAAAATCTAGTGAGTATGCGGGTACCTGCATAGACAGGGAAAATAGGGaatttattaaatcaaatttattctattttaactctttaaattttaaaaattaaagtttgaatatttattttatggattttttggttttgttttttaaattgttaatttgagcGTTTAGAGATTTATTATAACTGTTATTTTAAGGATGATAAAGTTGTAATATgtggatttgatttgatttgatttatgcCGGTACCTGATCGAGCTAGGCCGGCATGGGACCGGACTTAGCATGGCATGTGGGCCGACTTCGATATCATTTAATTTATAAATGAATGATAATATTATAAAAATCTTAAACATAGTAaataaaaaatcaattttaatgCCAGAATTTTAGTCAATCAAATTTTACGAGtttcttattttcattttaaaatattttaaatttaaattgtcGGATTTATCAGCTTGAATCTGGATCTCTCTATTAGGCAAAGGGTGAGATAGGAAAGGAGATATTGAGGGGGCCACAATTTGATAATAAAACAATCAATAAGATGTCACTTGCTAAATACCTAATAATACAAAAGCAATGCTACATATAAATTGTCCAAAAAATTTACCCAATAATAATATACAATTAAAGCTGTATTTTTATACAAATTTAAGTATGTGTTAGTTTGGGAGGGAAGGGAGAGAAGAAAGTAGTTTAAATTTACTGAAGAAGGTGGTGGAACATGCTTTTGGGGCAAGAAAAGGATCAAGAGTTGGTAAGTTTAAGCAAATTTACTAAACGAAAACAGATGCAAGCATCATAAAGATGAACGCaattgacaaaaataaaataaaggttTCACTATGAATACAATCGATTTAGCACATACGTTAACAATTGAGATGCTTGAAGCATTATAAGTTAATGTGTATGTTGTCCTTAATATACTAATGATTGATTAACCCATCTAAATCTAATTTGCAAAAGCACTAAGGTGGAGTGCAAATAGATATGATTTACCCAATTTGCAAAAGGAACAACTCTAGCCTTAATAGCTAATATCCTCCcggttaaagttaaagtttttcaCCTTATGACACAAAGTTTTACTTCAAAGGTATCATCCAAAATTATACCTAATATATTCCTTGTTAAAAACTGAATatctagatttaaaaaaaaaaattataagagaaCAAATTTGTTATATATGGAGCCCATTAACCAGTTCTTTCTTGTATTTAACAAAATGATTAAATTAGGACTGAACAATTAGTTCAATATCGAACCGATCAAATCCACTGAACTGATTTAATCaagattaaaaataataataataataaccgaATTGATCAAACTTTCAAATAAAAATCAAACAAACTGAACCAATAAATTgtcgattaatttaattttcgacTAAATTATAATCAAAATTTTCAAGTATGATATATTTTATGCGATTTTAACTTATAAGTTATGACTTTTAGAATGTATGTTTGCTTAGTGACAACTTTCAGAACGTGATATCATTATATATCGTAcaaaatcataaattaaatattatagcTCTTCCAAAATCCCTAATAGTTGTGATAGTTACAACAAAACAAAAGGATAAAACAAATTGATTTATTCGATTTaacattgatatttttttaaaaaataaaattttaaaataatcgaACGGAACTTTTAAATCCAACTGATTTAatttgatcaattaatttgatttaaccaAACTTCTAGTTACCCTAGATCAAATTCATAAACTCGAATATTACAATATTTCAATCTAAATAAGAGGATATTTCTAGAATTAATAGTAAGCTAAGGAGAATGAAAAATAATTTACAATGATATATATCTAACTAAAATGACTATTTTTTAATCtttaatgatattttttattaaaaataaaatagatatcATATTTATTTTCAATAGTTTTATGAAACTGATTCGTCCCAATTTTGCTATTCAACGAGCACCATATTATTGTCGTTAGTTCTTCCCCAAAGGACATGAATAGCTCTAAGTGAAAGAGCATGCTCCGTCCTCTCTCAAACAATGTCTAACTCACCGATTTGACCATTGGAAGTTTTTCATGTATTCACTTCTCCTTGTCCTCAAATTGATTGAATCCTCTTGAACAAAACCCTAATTCATTGTCTGTAAGACGTGGTCAAACTTGTTGGCATGTCTATTTCTCAATCAATATCTTCTACATTTTGTACTTTTCAAGGTTTCAATCTTTTGGTCAGAAAGTGTGTTTATGCCTTCTTAGCATATTAGCATGTACCTTTCtccatttttctttttaaaagactTGAGGGCCACCAAACAATGAATGGAAGTTGATCCGGTTTGCTCTACTCGATCAATATTTTTTCAACTCACAGTTTAATGTCTGACCACCCTAATAACATGTCACGAACAAGGATGAGATTTTTATTGTAGTTTTAAATATGTtaatatatcaaataaaaaaataaaatgtatcAATGTACAACTAAATTACAACAATATATTAACATAAATTGAAttatctaattaaaaaaaaaaggaaaaaaaatatttttcacaaaTACTTTCCAGGTTTAAAGTAGTTTagtttattatgaaaaaaaaaaattggagtgTATTGGTAACACTTCCATCTTTTAAGTATATAATTGGTTATGTTTTTAATTAGTGATCGATGTTACAAGAAATATGGTCATTTCTTGCACATCAATACAAAATAATTAATGGATTAAGTGTATATTTTTAACAATACTATTAAAACAATTTGGaccctaataataataatataatataatataataataataatttacaaATAAACTTTATCTCTCTTAATTGTTTGACCTAGCTATTATAATTGTGTTCTTTTGAAGAATGTGATCGAGTAAGATTATAACCAAAATACTATGGAGGAAATACAGATTAGTTAATAATCTATGGGAGGTAAGATCTGAATGTGATAGTAGTGAGGCTACATGTGCAATCCCAATCCATAGTTGATATATCCTTGCATAAATGCAAGCTAAGTTCTATGTGCATTTACAGGTACAGATATATAGCTCTTAACTGAATGACTTGATTGCTACTAAGGTGGTCTTTGAAAGATGGTTCTAATATCATAATGATTCCTTGGAGAAGATAAAGAGTAAGGGACATATCTTACTTCGCCGGGTGGATGTTCCTTGTGCTGCTATAGTCGAGTTGTTTTGTCACCGGCTACTCCCAATGATGTCGAGTCGGTTTTCTTCCCCTGAATTATCACAAATGAAAAGGAAACTTAGCTGATGAACACTGCACTCGGTTATTAAAGTAGAGCGCACTCACACCAGAAATGAAATGTCACCATGGAGAGGCTTCAGGGAATTAAACTGGTTGCAGCTAAGCTTACTGCTACTTTGTGTACGAAGAATGAATGATGTAGTTTCCAACACATTTTTGGACGGCTAGAAACTAACATAACATCACCCTAGTAGTACTAGAAAGAACTATGATCGAATTTTCCAAACTAagtcaattaattttattatccgaccccacctagtgggataaggcttggttgttgtaaCGTCAATCTTTTCTATCTAGCTTTCCACAAGAATCGCATAATATGGGTTTATATTTAATGGCTATTACAGAGCATGAAGAGTGTACAATCGCCTAACCATTAGAAGCAGTTCAAAATTCCTAGCTATCATAATTAGTTTGAAAGACTAAATTGAGCACTCAAAGGAAGTGTCACTTACAGAGCCAAGccaatcttcttcttctccagaatTGATATGTGTAGAGAGAAAAGAAAGGATGGCAATACAATGGATGAAGCCAAACTACTTGTTCAATTAGTATACCACcaattgaaaaatatatattatttcatTTGAACTTATCAACATCAAGCTGAAGGAATGAAGACACCACAAAATTTAAGGAACGCCGTTCGAATTTATCTAttacttatatatatatgtatattagTCATGAAATGTCAGAAGATGCTAAATTGAACAACACATCTTCCCTCTTATGATAATGGAAACTCGCATCTATTTAAACACAATGAAACTGCCCACTAAAGAACAACTGCCCCGGTTCCTCAATCATACTCATTCAAGCAAAAGATACTGCATATGTTACTACTCCAAGTCGCATTCTTTAGTATATGCTGATGCTTAAACATTAATGCTACGCCAATCTACCTGGTTCGCTAGGCCTGCCCGGCATGTCCGACCCACTTGATCTGTAAGGCCAGCCTAGTCCACTTGACTAGCCAATCTAGTCTGTTCGGCCCAACCGATCAGATCAACCTTGTTTCATGGGAATTGATATTGTGAATTATCTAAACCCaaattacacaaaatatcatACCGTGTTGAGTGATACGGTTGAAATgtattattttgataaattatcaaaACTCAATACTATTATGTTATAATATTAATCGTGTCGATGAATATGTTATTATATCAACGTTCAATGCTCTTTGGAATGTTGAATTGAGGTAATATTGTGTAACTCGCGTctatataaaatattatcaaaattatATTGGCCATTGACACACACATTGAAATGTCAGCACTGTACAAAAACCGTATTATTTCTAGTTAAATGTTGAAACTCCAAAATGACTCGAGATTTTaacccttgaaattatcttcattagtaaaaaaaTTCAAGGCTACCAAAACAATGTTCTCTTTTCTCCTTGCTAACAATCAAAAGGTAGTAAAATAAACCTTATTCTAGTGCTTAATTGTTATTCCAAAGAAAGAAATGAATCATTAGGCCATCAATCTTACAATGTAAAATAGACATGAAACAACTATGCTAACATAGT from Zingiber officinale cultivar Zhangliang chromosome 4A, Zo_v1.1, whole genome shotgun sequence includes the following:
- the LOC121972022 gene encoding ent-copalyl diphosphate synthase 1-like — protein: MTWTAATTAAASAAPSSLLPPRLRLLLLPAAGACKLRWIAAAPKAQKRGRSHALSRHSTAAPADYGSGLIRNALPLLQLPEQEDEFLEEEEGTIWGMVQEVKAMLRSMGDGEISISAYDTAWVALVRDPEGEGRRSLFPASLRWIADNQLGDGSWGNAAVFSAHDRLISTLACAVALASWNLHPDKCRRGVEYVRENMWRLGEEAAEHMPIGFEVAFPSLLDLAKELGLEIPYSHPCLQGITAMRDLKMERIPKQVLHEVPTTLLHSLEGMVGLDWEKLLRLQCQDGSFLFSPSSTAYALMQTGDGNCLKYLHRLVRRFGGGVPNVYPVDLFERLWAVDRLQRLGIAGYFSPEIKDCLDYVHRYWTEDGICWAKESRVFDIDDTSMGFRLLRLHGYPVSPGVLRQFEKDGEFVCFAGQSNQAVTGMFNLNRAAQVAFPGEEILERAKSFSYAFLREKQAAHQLLDKWIITKDLPGEVEYALDFPWYASLPRVEARFYLEQYGGGSDIWIGKTLYKMPLVNNDVYLELAKLDFNHCQALHQLEWLHLQKWYEEAGLQWHGVSRRALLEDYFLAAACIFEPERATERLGWVRTMVLSKAVSSYLSDNSCTETSRQALILNFLDDENYCSNGHGISRAKVRRKGEHLAELLHQLVDGLVALAANSHQQRMRHYLHEAWKVWFSIWKCEEENIGLLLVTTIEACGGRFNLTSAQPQYDELAHLLSSICALLLPRKLIKEDMNKETIDEKMQELAQCVLRSATPDDQGLDFHQTKQTFLLVAKGFYYTAHCPEDVLNSHITKVLFQPVDK